One genomic segment of Vulpes vulpes isolate BD-2025 chromosome 2, VulVul3, whole genome shotgun sequence includes these proteins:
- the WDTC1 gene encoding WD and tetratricopeptide repeats protein 1 isoform X1 — MAKVNITRDLIRRQIKERGALSFERRYHVTDPFIRRLGLEAELQGHSGCVNCLEWNEKGDLLASGSDDQHTIVWDPLHHKKLLSMHTGHTANIFSVKFLPHAGDRILITGAADSKVHVHDLTVKETIHMFGDHTNRVKRIATAPMWPNTFWSAAEDGLIRQYDLRENSKHSEVLIDLTEYCGQLVEAKCLTVNPQDNNCLAVGASGPFVRLYDIRMIHNHRKSMKQSPSAGVHTFCDRQKPLPDGAAQYYVAGHLPVKLPDYNNRLRVLVATYVTFSPNGTELLVNMGGEQVYLFDLTYKQRPYTFLLPRKCHSSGEVQNGKMSTNGVSNGVSNGLHLHSNGFRLPENRGHVSPQVELPPYLERVKQQANEAFACQQWTQAIQLYSKAVQRAPHNAMLYGNRAAAYMKRKWDGDHYDALRDCLKAISLNPCHLKAHFRLARCLFELKYVAEALECLDDFKGKFPEQAHSSACDALGRDITAALFSKNDGEEKKGAGGGGGGPVRLRSTSRKDSISEDEMVLRERSYDYQFRYCGHCNTTTDIKEANFFGSNAQYIVSGSDDGSFFIWEKETTNLVRVLQGDESIVNCLQPHPSYCFLATSGIDPVVRLWNPRPESEDLTGRVVEDMEGASQANQRRMNADPLEVMLLNMGYRITGLSSGGAGASDDEDSSEGQVQCRPS, encoded by the exons GGTCACTCAGGATGTGTCAACTGTCTGGAATGGAATGAAAAGGGAGA TTTGCTTGCCTCTGGTTCCGATGACCAGCACACGATTGTGTGGGACCCTCTGCACCACAAGAAGCTGCTCTCCATGCACACGGGACAcacagcaaatatcttctctgtcAAG TTCCTGCCTCATGCTGGGGACCGAATCTTGATCACGGGGGCAGCCGACTCCAAAGTGCATGTCCACGACCTGACAGTAAAGGAAACGATCCACATGTTTGGAGACCACACAAACCGGGTGAAACGCATCGCCACAGCGCCCATGTGGCCCAACACATTCTGGAGTGCTGCTGAGGATGGGCTTATTCG CCAGTATGACCTTCGGGAGAACAGCAAACACTCGGAAGTGCTGATTGACCTGACAGAGTACTGTGGCCAGCTGGTGGAGGCCAAGTGCCTCACTGTCAACCCCCAGGACAACAACTGCCTGGCAGTAGGGGCCAGTGGGCCCTTTGTGAGGCTCTATGACATTCGCATGATCCATAACCACAG GAAGAGCATGAAGCAGAGCCCTTCAGCAGGTGTCCACACCTTCTGTGACCGGCAGAAGCCCCTTCCAGATGGTGCAGCCCAGTATTACGTAGCAG GTCACCTGCCAGTGAAGCTGCCTGATTACAACAACCGTCTGCGAGTGCTGGTTGCCACCTATGTGACCTTCAGCCCCAATGGCACAGAGCTGCTGGTCAACATGGGAGGGGAGCAG GTCTATTTGTTTGACCTGACTTATAAGCAGCGGCCATATACCTTCCTCCTGCCTCGAAAATGCCACTCCTCAGGGG aaGTTCAGAATGGCAAGATGTCCACCAATGGTGTATCCAACGGTGTGTCCAATGGCCTGCACCTTCACAGCAACGGCTTCCGGCTGCCAGAGAATAGGGGACATGTCAG CCCCCAGGTAGAGCTGCCCCCATACTTGGAGCGTGTGAAACAGCAAGCCAACGAGGCCTTTGCCTGCCAGCAGTGGACCCAGGCCATTCAGCTTTACAGCAAGGCCGTGCAGAGGGCCCCTCACAATGCCATGCTCTATGGGAACCGAGCTGCTGCCTACATGAAGCGCAAGTG ggATGGTGACCACTACGATGCCCTGAGGGACTGCCTCAAGGCCATCTCCCTAAACCCATGCCACCTGAAGGCACACTTTCGCCTGGCCCGCTGCCTCTTTGAGCTCAAGTATGTGGCTGAGGCCCTGGAGTGCCTGGATGACTTCAAAGGGAAGTTCCCGGAACAGGCCCACAGCAGCGCTTGTGACGCATTGGGCCGAGACATCACGGCAGCCCTCTTCTCCAAAAATGATGGTG AGGAGAAGAAGGGAgctggtggtggcggtggcggccCTGTCCGCCTCCGCAGCACAAGCCGCAAGGACTCCATCTCGGAGGATGAGATGGTGCTGCGGGAGCGAAGCTACGACTACCAATTCCGCTACTGTGGCCACTGCAACACCACTACGGATATCAAGGAGGCCAATTTCTTTGGCAG CAACGCTCAGTACATCGTCAGTGGCTCTGACGATGGCTCCTTCTTCATCTGGGAAAAGGAGACCACCAACCTGGTCCGCGTGCTCCAAGGGGACGAGTCCATCGTCAACTGCCTGCAGCCACACCCCAGCTACTGCTTCCTGGCCACCAGCGGCATCGACCCTGTTGTGCGGCTCTGGAACCCACGGCCAGAG AGTGAAGACCTCACAGGCCGAGTTGTGGAGGACATGGAGGGTGCTTCCCAGGCCAACCAGCGGCGCATGAATGCCGACCCACTGGAGGTGATGCTGCTCAACATGGGCTACCGGATCACAGGCCTGAGCAGTGGGGGTGCTGGGGCTTCTGACGACGAGGACAGCTCCGAGGGCCAGGTTCAGTGCCGGCCCAGCTAG
- the WDTC1 gene encoding WD and tetratricopeptide repeats protein 1 isoform X3, with amino-acid sequence MAKVNITRDLIRRQIKERGALSFERRYHVTDPFIRRLGLEAELQGHSGCVNCLEWNEKGDLLASGSDDQHTIVWDPLHHKKLLSMHTGHTANIFSVKFLPHAGDRILITGAADSKVHVHDLTVKETIHMFGDHTNRVKRIATAPMWPNTFWSAAEDGLIRQYDLRENSKHSEVLIDLTEYCGQLVEAKCLTVNPQDNNCLAVGASGPFVRLYDIRMIHNHRKSMKQSPSAGVHTFCDRQKPLPDGAAQYYVAGHLPVKLPDYNNRLRVLVATYVTFSPNGTELLVNMGGEQVYLFDLTYKQRPYTFLLPRKCHSSGEVQNGKMSTNGVSNGVSNGLHLHSNGFRLPENRGHVSPQVELPPYLERVKQQANEAFACQQWTQAIQLYSKAVQRAPHNAMLYGNRAAAYMKRKWDGDHYDALRDCLKAISLNPCHLKAHFRLARCLFELKYVAEALECLDDFKGKFPEQAHSSACDALGRDITAALFSKNDGEEKKGAGGGGGGPVRLRSTSRKDSISEDEMVLRERSYDYQFRYCGHCNTTTDIKEANFFGRRPPTWSACSKGTSPSSTACSHTPATASWPPAASTLLCGSGTHGQRVKTSQAELWRTWRVLPRPTSGA; translated from the exons GGTCACTCAGGATGTGTCAACTGTCTGGAATGGAATGAAAAGGGAGA TTTGCTTGCCTCTGGTTCCGATGACCAGCACACGATTGTGTGGGACCCTCTGCACCACAAGAAGCTGCTCTCCATGCACACGGGACAcacagcaaatatcttctctgtcAAG TTCCTGCCTCATGCTGGGGACCGAATCTTGATCACGGGGGCAGCCGACTCCAAAGTGCATGTCCACGACCTGACAGTAAAGGAAACGATCCACATGTTTGGAGACCACACAAACCGGGTGAAACGCATCGCCACAGCGCCCATGTGGCCCAACACATTCTGGAGTGCTGCTGAGGATGGGCTTATTCG CCAGTATGACCTTCGGGAGAACAGCAAACACTCGGAAGTGCTGATTGACCTGACAGAGTACTGTGGCCAGCTGGTGGAGGCCAAGTGCCTCACTGTCAACCCCCAGGACAACAACTGCCTGGCAGTAGGGGCCAGTGGGCCCTTTGTGAGGCTCTATGACATTCGCATGATCCATAACCACAG GAAGAGCATGAAGCAGAGCCCTTCAGCAGGTGTCCACACCTTCTGTGACCGGCAGAAGCCCCTTCCAGATGGTGCAGCCCAGTATTACGTAGCAG GTCACCTGCCAGTGAAGCTGCCTGATTACAACAACCGTCTGCGAGTGCTGGTTGCCACCTATGTGACCTTCAGCCCCAATGGCACAGAGCTGCTGGTCAACATGGGAGGGGAGCAG GTCTATTTGTTTGACCTGACTTATAAGCAGCGGCCATATACCTTCCTCCTGCCTCGAAAATGCCACTCCTCAGGGG aaGTTCAGAATGGCAAGATGTCCACCAATGGTGTATCCAACGGTGTGTCCAATGGCCTGCACCTTCACAGCAACGGCTTCCGGCTGCCAGAGAATAGGGGACATGTCAG CCCCCAGGTAGAGCTGCCCCCATACTTGGAGCGTGTGAAACAGCAAGCCAACGAGGCCTTTGCCTGCCAGCAGTGGACCCAGGCCATTCAGCTTTACAGCAAGGCCGTGCAGAGGGCCCCTCACAATGCCATGCTCTATGGGAACCGAGCTGCTGCCTACATGAAGCGCAAGTG ggATGGTGACCACTACGATGCCCTGAGGGACTGCCTCAAGGCCATCTCCCTAAACCCATGCCACCTGAAGGCACACTTTCGCCTGGCCCGCTGCCTCTTTGAGCTCAAGTATGTGGCTGAGGCCCTGGAGTGCCTGGATGACTTCAAAGGGAAGTTCCCGGAACAGGCCCACAGCAGCGCTTGTGACGCATTGGGCCGAGACATCACGGCAGCCCTCTTCTCCAAAAATGATGGTG AGGAGAAGAAGGGAgctggtggtggcggtggcggccCTGTCCGCCTCCGCAGCACAAGCCGCAAGGACTCCATCTCGGAGGATGAGATGGTGCTGCGGGAGCGAAGCTACGACTACCAATTCCGCTACTGTGGCCACTGCAACACCACTACGGATATCAAGGAGGCCAATTTCTTTGGCAG GAGACCACCAACCTGGTCCGCGTGCTCCAAGGGGACGAGTCCATCGTCAACTGCCTGCAGCCACACCCCAGCTACTGCTTCCTGGCCACCAGCGGCATCGACCCTGTTGTGCGGCTCTGGAACCCACGGCCAGAG AGTGAAGACCTCACAGGCCGAGTTGTGGAGGACATGGAGGGTGCTTCCCAGGCCAACCAGCGGCGCATGA
- the WDTC1 gene encoding WD and tetratricopeptide repeats protein 1 isoform X2, whose protein sequence is MAKVNITRDLIRRQIKERGALSFERRYHVTDPFIRRLGLEAELQGHSGCVNCLEWNEKGDLLASGSDDQHTIVWDPLHHKKLLSMHTGHTANIFSVKFLPHAGDRILITGAADSKVHVHDLTVKETIHMFGDHTNRVKRIATAPMWPNTFWSAAEDGLIRQYDLRENSKHSEVLIDLTEYCGQLVEAKCLTVNPQDNNCLAVGASGPFVRLYDIRMIHNHRKSMKQSPSAGVHTFCDRQKPLPDGAAQYYVAGHLPVKLPDYNNRLRVLVATYVTFSPNGTELLVNMGGEQVYLFDLTYKQRPYTFLLPRKCHSSGVQNGKMSTNGVSNGVSNGLHLHSNGFRLPENRGHVSPQVELPPYLERVKQQANEAFACQQWTQAIQLYSKAVQRAPHNAMLYGNRAAAYMKRKWDGDHYDALRDCLKAISLNPCHLKAHFRLARCLFELKYVAEALECLDDFKGKFPEQAHSSACDALGRDITAALFSKNDGEEKKGAGGGGGGPVRLRSTSRKDSISEDEMVLRERSYDYQFRYCGHCNTTTDIKEANFFGSNAQYIVSGSDDGSFFIWEKETTNLVRVLQGDESIVNCLQPHPSYCFLATSGIDPVVRLWNPRPESEDLTGRVVEDMEGASQANQRRMNADPLEVMLLNMGYRITGLSSGGAGASDDEDSSEGQVQCRPS, encoded by the exons GGTCACTCAGGATGTGTCAACTGTCTGGAATGGAATGAAAAGGGAGA TTTGCTTGCCTCTGGTTCCGATGACCAGCACACGATTGTGTGGGACCCTCTGCACCACAAGAAGCTGCTCTCCATGCACACGGGACAcacagcaaatatcttctctgtcAAG TTCCTGCCTCATGCTGGGGACCGAATCTTGATCACGGGGGCAGCCGACTCCAAAGTGCATGTCCACGACCTGACAGTAAAGGAAACGATCCACATGTTTGGAGACCACACAAACCGGGTGAAACGCATCGCCACAGCGCCCATGTGGCCCAACACATTCTGGAGTGCTGCTGAGGATGGGCTTATTCG CCAGTATGACCTTCGGGAGAACAGCAAACACTCGGAAGTGCTGATTGACCTGACAGAGTACTGTGGCCAGCTGGTGGAGGCCAAGTGCCTCACTGTCAACCCCCAGGACAACAACTGCCTGGCAGTAGGGGCCAGTGGGCCCTTTGTGAGGCTCTATGACATTCGCATGATCCATAACCACAG GAAGAGCATGAAGCAGAGCCCTTCAGCAGGTGTCCACACCTTCTGTGACCGGCAGAAGCCCCTTCCAGATGGTGCAGCCCAGTATTACGTAGCAG GTCACCTGCCAGTGAAGCTGCCTGATTACAACAACCGTCTGCGAGTGCTGGTTGCCACCTATGTGACCTTCAGCCCCAATGGCACAGAGCTGCTGGTCAACATGGGAGGGGAGCAG GTCTATTTGTTTGACCTGACTTATAAGCAGCGGCCATATACCTTCCTCCTGCCTCGAAAATGCCACTCCTCAGGGG TTCAGAATGGCAAGATGTCCACCAATGGTGTATCCAACGGTGTGTCCAATGGCCTGCACCTTCACAGCAACGGCTTCCGGCTGCCAGAGAATAGGGGACATGTCAG CCCCCAGGTAGAGCTGCCCCCATACTTGGAGCGTGTGAAACAGCAAGCCAACGAGGCCTTTGCCTGCCAGCAGTGGACCCAGGCCATTCAGCTTTACAGCAAGGCCGTGCAGAGGGCCCCTCACAATGCCATGCTCTATGGGAACCGAGCTGCTGCCTACATGAAGCGCAAGTG ggATGGTGACCACTACGATGCCCTGAGGGACTGCCTCAAGGCCATCTCCCTAAACCCATGCCACCTGAAGGCACACTTTCGCCTGGCCCGCTGCCTCTTTGAGCTCAAGTATGTGGCTGAGGCCCTGGAGTGCCTGGATGACTTCAAAGGGAAGTTCCCGGAACAGGCCCACAGCAGCGCTTGTGACGCATTGGGCCGAGACATCACGGCAGCCCTCTTCTCCAAAAATGATGGTG AGGAGAAGAAGGGAgctggtggtggcggtggcggccCTGTCCGCCTCCGCAGCACAAGCCGCAAGGACTCCATCTCGGAGGATGAGATGGTGCTGCGGGAGCGAAGCTACGACTACCAATTCCGCTACTGTGGCCACTGCAACACCACTACGGATATCAAGGAGGCCAATTTCTTTGGCAG CAACGCTCAGTACATCGTCAGTGGCTCTGACGATGGCTCCTTCTTCATCTGGGAAAAGGAGACCACCAACCTGGTCCGCGTGCTCCAAGGGGACGAGTCCATCGTCAACTGCCTGCAGCCACACCCCAGCTACTGCTTCCTGGCCACCAGCGGCATCGACCCTGTTGTGCGGCTCTGGAACCCACGGCCAGAG AGTGAAGACCTCACAGGCCGAGTTGTGGAGGACATGGAGGGTGCTTCCCAGGCCAACCAGCGGCGCATGAATGCCGACCCACTGGAGGTGATGCTGCTCAACATGGGCTACCGGATCACAGGCCTGAGCAGTGGGGGTGCTGGGGCTTCTGACGACGAGGACAGCTCCGAGGGCCAGGTTCAGTGCCGGCCCAGCTAG